The DNA sequence TCTTTTTTAGTCGATGTTTGTCAGTTCGAACCCAATGGTATTGAGCTTGATGGCTCTTACACTTATCACGATAGTTGCTCAGGGTATCGGGCTCTTCATGTCTATGAACAACCAAGAAAAATGTTATCCACAGTAAAAGGCTTGGAGCATAAACCACTGAATAATCATTCTGAATGCTGTGGTTTTGGCGGCACATTTTGTGTGAAATACTCGGATATTTCTAATGAAATTGTTGGTGAAAAAGTCGAAAATGTTTTAGCCACTGAAGCTGATTATTTACTCGGTGGTGATATGGGCTGCCTAATGAATATAGCGGGTAAGCTCAACCGAGAAGGCCACAAAGAAATAACCGCATTGCATACCGCTGAGGTGTTGGCGGGTTTAGCGCCACAAATTTTAGGAGGCAAAGATGCGAGTTAATAAACCTGAAGATTTTTACAAGAACGTTAGCGAGGCGTTAGCACAGCCAGATTTGAAAATGATTATTCGGCGCACTACAGATAAAGCTGAAACAAAGCGCGCTGAAGCGGTTGCTAACTTTCCAGAGTTTGAGAATGCACGAACACAGGGACAAAAAGTCAAAGATCATACGATTAAGTATATGGATCATTATTTGGCTGAGTTTGAGAAAAACGCTTTGGCCCAAGGCACTATTGTTCACTGGGCGAGTACTGGTGAAGAAGCGTCGAAGATTGTGTTAGATATTTGTCGTCAGCACAAGGCTAAAAAAGTCACCCGCAGTAAGTCTATGCTAGGTGAAGAAATTGGCTTAACCCATGCTTTTGATAATTCAGAAATGGAGCGGATTGAAACGGATCTGGCCGAGCATATTATTCAGCTTGCCGGTGATCCCCCTTCTCACATTGTTTGGCCCGCGATGCACCGCAGCAGAGAAGATGTGGTGAAACTCTTTCGGGAATTTCACGCAGATCCAACCTATTCAGAAGAGATTACTGATCTGGTGAGAAGTGCCCGTCGCGACCTTCGTAATAAATTTTTAACGTCGGATATTGGCATTAGTGGCTCTAACTTCTTGCTGGCTGATAGTGGATCTTCTTGTACTGTAACCAATGAAGGTAACGCTGAGCTGACGATAACACCGCCTAAAGTCCATATAGTTACTGCAGGAATTGAAAAGTTAGTGCCTTCAATGGCTCATGCTGTGCCGTTGCTGCGCTTGTTAACCCGATCTGCTACCGGAGCAGAAATAACACAATACAACACCTTCCATAATGGGCCTAAAAGACCTAATGACGCAGATGGGCCAGAAGAGTGCCATATTGTTTTGGTGGATAATGGCCGTACTAAAATGCTCGCCGAGGGCATGGAGGCAATGTTGCGTTGTATCCGCTGCGGCGCTTGTATGAACCATTGTGTGGTTTATAAGCATATTGGTGGTCATGCTTATGGCTCAGTATACCCTGGACCAATGGGCTCTGTTTTGACTCCCCATTTAGACAGCCTTGAAGTGGCAAACAAGCAAACCCATGCCTGTACGATGAATGGTCGCTGTGAAGAAGTGTGTCCGGTTAATATACCACTGCCGACCTTATTGCGCTCGCTACGTGCACAGTCTTGGGATAAAAAATATGAGCCGTTAACAAACCGTTTTGTGGTGCAATCTTTCGCCATAATGGCTAAAAGGCCGAAGTTATTCCAATTACTTTCTTCTTCTGGGGTTATCTTCATGAAAGTGTTTAGCCGTAAAGGATGGATTAAATACATGCCATTTACATCGGGCTGGACGCGTAACCGTGATTTAATTGAGCCAGAGTCAACGACATTTATGCATCAGTATAAAAAAATAAAGAATGAAAAAATGAAAAAAGCCAAAAAGGGTGGAGCGTAACGAATGAATAAACACATAAGTGAACTCAGTAGAGCCAAAATATTTAGTGCGATTAAAGCGGCTAAACCAAACGTCACCATGGATGTAAATACCATTAGGCAAGAGGCGCTTGAAATTCTAAAAGAAAGTGAATTCGCCCGTCCCAAACTTTTGTCTGAGGATGCAACGCAGGCCTTAGTACTTCGAATTGAAGCGGGGTTGGTTATCGGCACTACCTGTGAAACGCTTTCAATACTTGATGAATTACCTCATTCAGTGAAGCAATTTTTTGACAAACACTCACTACCTCAAGAAATTAAAATACAAAATATTGATAAATTAGCAAAACTAAATTGGCAAGGTATCGCAACGGATAGTGATATTTTAGAAGATAACACCGTTGGCTTATGCTGGGCTGAGTACGGTGTTGCTGAAACTGGGTCGTTTGTTGTGCATTCAAGTCCCAAAATGCCCATTTTACTCAATTTTTTACCCTTGTATCTTATTGCTGTTATTCCAAAATCGAAAATACTGCACTATATGGATGACTATGCCCTTATCGCCAATGAGATTGCTAAAAAGGGTGAGACTCCGCGCAATATGTGTTTAATATCAGGTGTTAGTGGCACAACTGATATAGAAGGTGTGTTAGTTCAAGGGGCTCATGGGCCTGAAATTTTGCATATTATTATTGTTGAAGATCAGTAAAAAAGAAACCTTACATACCTTTCCTGTGTGATTAACAACCTAATTGTGAATAATTGGGTTGTTAATACCTAAAACCCTCATTATTTATTAAGCACGTAACATTCTACGTCCAATACCCCCTCATTAATCTATATTGATTTTATTCCATTTTAAATCAAGATATTATTTTTGATTTATGTATTCATTACCACTTAATATAAATCTAATAACTTTTTTAATTACAAAAACTAAGTACAAACACGTAGATAAAATACGTGTATTCGCTGATTACGCCCAAGCCACTATTTTACTATCTTAGTTGAGACAACAAGCAAGATGACATTTTGAAACACTAAGTCATCACACTCTCAACAAAAAGGTAAAATAATGAGAACTATAATTAAATCCAGTTTTATGTTGGCAGCACTGATATCTGTACCCTCTTTTGCAGGTTATAGCATCGATATTAAAAGCCATTAAGGTCACCCATTAGTAAGTTCTGGTCAAGCTGGTATGTAAGTTTCCTTGGTTTTTTTTAACCAAGTATTAAATCGTACATGAACCGC is a window from the Psychromonas ingrahamii 37 genome containing:
- a CDS encoding (Fe-S)-binding protein, with translation MSQKISNAGRTPSNTIECLNISEKKVGLFVTCLVNTMRPSIGFASITLLEQAGCTVEVPELQSCCGQPAFNSGDDEGTRQIAYQTIKQFENFDYVVLPSGSCAAMIKKNFIEVFKDQPEWLARAKHLADITHELLSFLVDVCQFEPNGIELDGSYTYHDSCSGYRALHVYEQPRKMLSTVKGLEHKPLNNHSECCGFGGTFCVKYSDISNEIVGEKVENVLATEADYLLGGDMGCLMNIAGKLNREGHKEITALHTAEVLAGLAPQILGGKDAS
- a CDS encoding lactate utilization protein B; this translates as MRVNKPEDFYKNVSEALAQPDLKMIIRRTTDKAETKRAEAVANFPEFENARTQGQKVKDHTIKYMDHYLAEFEKNALAQGTIVHWASTGEEASKIVLDICRQHKAKKVTRSKSMLGEEIGLTHAFDNSEMERIETDLAEHIIQLAGDPPSHIVWPAMHRSREDVVKLFREFHADPTYSEEITDLVRSARRDLRNKFLTSDIGISGSNFLLADSGSSCTVTNEGNAELTITPPKVHIVTAGIEKLVPSMAHAVPLLRLLTRSATGAEITQYNTFHNGPKRPNDADGPEECHIVLVDNGRTKMLAEGMEAMLRCIRCGACMNHCVVYKHIGGHAYGSVYPGPMGSVLTPHLDSLEVANKQTHACTMNGRCEEVCPVNIPLPTLLRSLRAQSWDKKYEPLTNRFVVQSFAIMAKRPKLFQLLSSSGVIFMKVFSRKGWIKYMPFTSGWTRNRDLIEPESTTFMHQYKKIKNEKMKKAKKGGA
- a CDS encoding LutC/YkgG family protein is translated as MNKHISELSRAKIFSAIKAAKPNVTMDVNTIRQEALEILKESEFARPKLLSEDATQALVLRIEAGLVIGTTCETLSILDELPHSVKQFFDKHSLPQEIKIQNIDKLAKLNWQGIATDSDILEDNTVGLCWAEYGVAETGSFVVHSSPKMPILLNFLPLYLIAVIPKSKILHYMDDYALIANEIAKKGETPRNMCLISGVSGTTDIEGVLVQGAHGPEILHIIIVEDQ